In Ruania zhangjianzhongii, the following proteins share a genomic window:
- a CDS encoding GntR family transcriptional regulator produces MTFSLNSKHGRSMTTHGFVLQALRDGILDGSVAGGTRLIQADLARELEVSITPVREALRDLATEGLVVFDPHRGFRVRTLDLAEVRELYELRMTLEPLTVRRVAERVSDDQLERAEDLRQAMEHATNVSEWSELNRRFHATLVEGDGGSRLAQIVEGLRDSASAYVSLSLSASPERIAESDREHAQLIELYRSKDIEGAVALTVQHLHTTLSTIEEAYEKGLL; encoded by the coding sequence ATGACGTTCAGTCTCAACTCCAAGCACGGCCGGAGTATGACGACGCACGGTTTCGTCCTTCAGGCGCTTCGCGACGGGATTCTCGATGGTTCGGTCGCTGGCGGAACGCGCCTCATCCAAGCCGATCTCGCGCGCGAACTCGAGGTCAGCATCACTCCGGTTCGCGAAGCGCTGCGCGACCTCGCCACCGAAGGGCTCGTCGTCTTCGACCCGCACCGTGGTTTCCGCGTGCGTACCCTCGACCTTGCCGAGGTTCGTGAGCTCTATGAGCTGCGGATGACCCTCGAGCCGTTGACGGTCCGACGCGTGGCCGAGCGCGTCTCCGACGATCAGCTCGAACGGGCGGAGGACCTGCGTCAGGCGATGGAGCACGCAACGAATGTCTCGGAATGGTCCGAGCTCAACCGGCGATTCCACGCGACCCTGGTCGAGGGGGACGGGGGCAGCAGGCTGGCACAGATCGTCGAAGGGTTGCGGGACAGCGCGTCGGCCTACGTGAGTCTGTCGCTGAGCGCGAGTCCCGAGCGCATCGCGGAGTCGGACCGCGAGCACGCTCAACTGATCGAGCTCTACCGCAGCAAAGACATCGAGGGCGCAGTGGCTCTGACTGTGCAACACCTACACACGACACTGTCCACGATCGAAGAGGCGTACGAGAAGGGTCTGCTGTAG
- a CDS encoding class I SAM-dependent methyltransferase, translating into MTDTQNSYLFDTGSEQGGDHMDHLAHLFDVHTVSIIGPIGLQPGQRCLDVGAGGGSVVRWLAKQVGPSGEVVAVDIDTSRLGDGPGITVVGADINEGLVGAQAGPYDLIHARLTLLHLPDREAILSTLADALAPGGWLVIGDATSRPLRVLSDHCMRDVAIWERIQYLSHEVVGPAAGMDLTWGYRISDQMVAAGLAHLYGTENSQTATGGSPGLLVHAALNTQAHDALLAAGAEEWEMQRYQELCHDPTFRIWNYQLVYLRGQKPR; encoded by the coding sequence ATGACGGACACGCAGAACTCTTACCTGTTCGATACCGGCTCTGAGCAGGGCGGTGACCATATGGACCACCTCGCTCACCTGTTCGACGTCCACACCGTCAGCATCATCGGCCCGATCGGTCTGCAGCCCGGCCAGCGGTGCCTCGACGTGGGCGCAGGCGGCGGGTCGGTGGTGCGGTGGCTGGCCAAGCAGGTGGGGCCCAGCGGTGAGGTGGTGGCTGTCGATATCGACACCAGCAGGCTGGGCGATGGGCCAGGAATCACCGTGGTCGGTGCCGATATCAACGAGGGGCTGGTCGGGGCGCAGGCCGGACCGTACGACCTGATCCATGCCCGGCTGACGCTGCTGCACCTGCCCGATCGGGAGGCGATTCTCAGCACGCTCGCAGATGCGCTCGCGCCGGGCGGCTGGCTGGTGATCGGCGATGCCACCTCACGCCCACTGCGGGTGCTCTCCGACCACTGCATGCGCGACGTGGCGATCTGGGAACGGATCCAGTACCTCTCGCACGAGGTGGTCGGGCCTGCTGCCGGGATGGACCTGACCTGGGGCTACCGCATCAGCGACCAGATGGTGGCTGCCGGTCTGGCGCACCTCTACGGGACGGAAAACTCACAGACCGCTACCGGTGGTAGCCCCGGCCTGCTGGTGCACGCCGCGTTGAACACTCAAGCTCACGACGCCCTCCTCGCCGCCGGTGCCGAGGAGTGGGAGATGCAGCGCTACCAGGAACTCTGCCACGACCCGACATTCCGCATCTGGAACTACCAGCTGGTCTACCTGCGCGGGCAGAAGCCCAGGTGA
- a CDS encoding asparaginase, whose product MTSADGGGVAPSLTAEDLLASVPELRTAAVLTTETIRTVPGASLSLTDILEALQWARSAVAGGASGVVMIQGTDTIEETAYLLDLYWGEQAPLIVTGAMRPPQLVSADGPANLLASVRVACAEQACGRGVLVVLNDEIHAASRVRKMRASGLNAFESPSFGPLGYIDEGVPVFGNTFARVSLDLPVPTCAPRVALLETALGDDGELLDLAVGAGFDGVVLSGFGVGHVSSTVAAAVERAAASVPVVLASRTGNGSTYRHSYGFVGSESDLITRGAMIAGWLDARKARILLACLIAGGADGPRIRRELDQRGGLMV is encoded by the coding sequence ATGACCAGTGCGGACGGCGGCGGCGTCGCGCCGTCGCTGACCGCCGAGGACCTGCTTGCGTCGGTACCCGAGCTGCGCACTGCAGCTGTTCTCACGACCGAGACCATCCGGACCGTTCCAGGGGCATCGCTCAGCCTGACCGACATCCTCGAGGCGCTGCAGTGGGCGAGGAGTGCGGTTGCCGGGGGAGCGTCCGGGGTGGTGATGATCCAGGGCACCGACACCATCGAGGAGACGGCGTACCTGCTCGACCTCTACTGGGGCGAGCAGGCGCCGCTGATCGTGACCGGCGCGATGCGGCCGCCGCAGCTTGTCAGTGCCGATGGACCGGCCAACCTCCTTGCGTCCGTGCGCGTGGCCTGCGCGGAACAAGCGTGTGGCCGTGGCGTGCTGGTCGTGCTGAACGACGAGATCCACGCCGCCAGCAGGGTACGCAAGATGCGGGCCAGCGGTCTCAACGCATTCGAGTCGCCGTCGTTCGGGCCGCTCGGTTACATCGATGAGGGAGTGCCGGTATTTGGGAATACCTTCGCTCGTGTGTCGCTCGATCTGCCAGTACCCACGTGTGCGCCGCGCGTCGCGCTGCTCGAGACCGCGCTCGGTGACGACGGCGAGCTTCTCGACCTGGCTGTGGGTGCAGGTTTCGATGGAGTGGTGCTGAGCGGGTTCGGCGTTGGACATGTCTCATCGACGGTGGCAGCGGCGGTCGAACGGGCGGCGGCGTCCGTTCCCGTTGTGCTCGCGAGCCGCACCGGCAATGGCAGCACCTATCGGCACAGCTACGGCTTCGTCGGCTCCGAGTCGGACCTCATCACCCGCGGGGCGATGATCGCCGGATGGCTGGATGCTCGAAAGGCGCGGATCCTTCTGGCGTGTCTGATCGCGGGTGGCGCAGATGGGCCGCGGATCCGACGCGAACTGGACCAGCGTGGCGGGCTGATGGTCTAG
- a CDS encoding cysteine hydrolase family protein, with product MSNLPKSLTNAAVVTIDMHPGHLDPTVATMPLSADAAARVIEANRVLVDGARSHGLPVVHVVTAYHSREEIASNPWWSEVAGGDATRANVLNHQLVSGNGLVVVPEILDPDHDIVILHKKRYDSFVATELDHVLRSRGVGTLLLTGVNTNSCVLATTVAANARDYAPIVVSDCVDTMDPALHEPALAIIRQAFGWVATAEEILEAL from the coding sequence ATGAGTAACCTGCCGAAGTCCTTGACGAACGCCGCGGTCGTCACGATCGACATGCATCCCGGTCATCTGGACCCCACAGTCGCGACCATGCCCCTTTCTGCGGACGCCGCGGCGCGAGTCATCGAAGCGAACCGAGTGCTCGTCGACGGCGCACGCAGCCACGGGCTACCCGTCGTGCACGTGGTCACCGCCTACCACAGCCGAGAGGAGATCGCCTCGAACCCCTGGTGGAGCGAGGTCGCCGGCGGTGATGCCACCCGGGCCAACGTCCTCAACCACCAACTCGTCTCAGGTAACGGCCTCGTGGTCGTGCCCGAGATCCTCGACCCTGACCACGACATCGTCATCCTGCACAAGAAGCGGTACGACTCGTTCGTCGCAACCGAGCTCGACCACGTGCTTCGTTCTCGCGGGGTAGGGACTCTCCTTCTCACCGGCGTCAACACGAACAGCTGCGTGCTCGCGACCACTGTGGCGGCCAACGCCCGCGACTACGCCCCTATCGTGGTCAGCGACTGCGTCGACACGATGGACCCGGCCTTGCACGAGCCGGCACTAGCCATCATCCGCCAGGCGTTCGGCTGGGTGGCAACCGCAGAAGAGATCCTGGAGGCGCTGTGA
- a CDS encoding MFS transporter gives MSQSPSPQVESKPDLARLTRSVALTSLVVVCLSYTLNAMDRQVFPVLLPQVSADLGYTLAQGGLLATIFTLGIGLAGVPTGFLLDRLSRKSVMLIGIGIYSVFTVLTAFGVGFFDMFAYRALSGVGEAMQNAALFSAVGAYFFANRALAIGSLNFAFGLGGFLGPVVGANLAANLGDWRIPFYIFGAVGFAFVLIIAFFVKRRFTEQVELADEASDEVGHTDHVPARFLNRNVILLGLTAVVVGIAMYGFIGLYPTFLQDELQISLSDAGTIASMFGLGAMMGLPAGYLMDRLNIRNVLIGALLIGAVVGFLIFNGPTSVGWQYVLAFAEGAVASGFCFVGVYAGLQRAVRPALIGRASGFFVSCFYVPASIAGYIFSSLVDGVGWGGAGIWQLTVLPLVGVLVLLFVKSDQFSRVRTAKPH, from the coding sequence ATGAGTCAGAGCCCCAGCCCTCAGGTCGAGTCGAAACCGGACCTCGCCCGACTCACCCGGTCAGTCGCGCTGACCAGTCTCGTTGTCGTTTGCCTGTCGTACACACTGAACGCGATGGATCGCCAGGTCTTCCCCGTCCTGCTCCCGCAGGTCAGTGCGGACCTGGGCTACACCCTCGCCCAGGGCGGGCTCCTCGCCACCATCTTCACGCTGGGGATCGGACTGGCCGGCGTACCGACCGGTTTCCTCCTCGACAGACTCTCCCGCAAGTCGGTGATGCTCATCGGCATCGGCATCTACTCGGTCTTCACCGTGCTCACCGCGTTCGGCGTCGGGTTCTTCGACATGTTCGCCTACCGCGCGCTCTCAGGTGTTGGCGAGGCGATGCAGAATGCGGCCTTGTTCTCAGCGGTCGGCGCCTACTTCTTCGCGAACCGCGCTCTCGCCATCGGGAGCCTCAACTTCGCGTTTGGGCTCGGCGGTTTCCTCGGCCCCGTGGTGGGGGCCAACCTCGCGGCGAATCTCGGGGACTGGCGGATACCGTTCTATATCTTCGGTGCCGTTGGCTTCGCGTTCGTGTTGATCATCGCGTTCTTCGTCAAGAGGCGGTTCACCGAGCAGGTCGAACTCGCCGATGAGGCCTCCGACGAGGTCGGCCACACCGACCATGTACCCGCTCGGTTCTTGAACAGGAACGTCATCCTTCTCGGCCTGACCGCGGTCGTCGTCGGGATCGCGATGTACGGGTTCATCGGGCTCTACCCCACGTTCCTCCAGGACGAGTTGCAGATCTCCCTCTCCGACGCGGGCACGATCGCCAGCATGTTCGGCCTCGGCGCGATGATGGGGCTACCGGCCGGCTACCTGATGGACCGGCTCAACATACGAAACGTGCTGATTGGTGCGCTCCTCATCGGAGCCGTCGTTGGCTTCCTCATCTTCAACGGACCGACATCCGTCGGCTGGCAGTACGTCCTCGCCTTCGCCGAGGGCGCTGTCGCGAGCGGCTTCTGCTTTGTCGGCGTCTACGCCGGACTACAGCGTGCCGTGCGTCCGGCGCTGATCGGTCGAGCCTCCGGATTCTTCGTCAGCTGCTTCTACGTGCCTGCCTCGATCGCCGGGTACATCTTCTCGAGCCTCGTCGACGGCGTGGGGTGGGGTGGCGCCGGCATCTGGCAGCTGACCGTGCTTCCGCTGGTCGGCGTCCTCGTCCTGCTCTTCGTGAAGTCGGACCAATTCAGCCGTGTACGCACCGCGAAACCCCACTGA
- a CDS encoding DNA-methyltransferase, whose amino-acid sequence MSLWSPDRANLVVHADNAQVLDSLPDSSFRMIYIDPPFNTGKTQKRHSLTTVRSAQGSRVGFHGQRYETIKGKVLAYNDAFDDYWSFLEPRLEEAWRLLAEDGTLYLHLDYRESHYAKVLLDALFGRECFLNEIIWVYDYGARTTSKWPTKHDTILVYVKDPKKYYFNNEEVDREPYMAPGLVTPEKAAKGKLPTDVWWHTIVSPTGKEKTGYATQKPEGVLRRMVQASSQEGDWVLDFFAGSGTLGAVASQLERRFVLVDSNPEAIEVMKKRLIPGPNRRDVEFVSLPSAETVIA is encoded by the coding sequence ATGAGTCTCTGGAGCCCTGACCGTGCGAATCTGGTCGTTCATGCCGACAACGCGCAGGTCCTCGACAGTCTGCCCGACTCTTCGTTCCGGATGATCTACATCGACCCGCCATTCAATACCGGGAAGACGCAAAAGCGGCATTCTTTGACCACCGTGCGTTCAGCGCAGGGGTCGAGGGTCGGGTTCCACGGCCAAAGGTACGAGACGATCAAGGGCAAGGTTCTCGCGTACAACGATGCGTTCGACGACTACTGGTCCTTCCTGGAGCCTCGGTTGGAGGAAGCGTGGCGGCTCCTCGCCGAGGACGGCACGCTCTACCTGCACCTCGACTACCGGGAAAGCCATTATGCCAAAGTGTTGCTTGATGCACTGTTCGGCAGAGAATGCTTCCTCAATGAGATCATCTGGGTCTACGACTACGGTGCCCGCACCACCAGCAAATGGCCGACGAAACATGACACCATCTTGGTCTACGTCAAGGACCCGAAGAAATACTACTTCAACAATGAAGAGGTCGACCGTGAGCCGTATATGGCTCCCGGTCTGGTGACGCCCGAGAAGGCGGCGAAGGGCAAGCTCCCTACCGACGTCTGGTGGCACACGATCGTCTCGCCGACCGGTAAGGAGAAGACCGGATACGCCACCCAGAAGCCGGAGGGTGTGCTTCGCCGCATGGTGCAGGCGAGCAGCCAAGAGGGCGACTGGGTCCTCGACTTCTTCGCCGGCAGCGGCACCCTCGGCGCAGTCGCCAGTCAGCTCGAACGCCGATTTGTCTTGGTGGACAGCAACCCCGAGGCGATCGAGGTGATGAAGAAGCGGCTGATCCCCGGGCCGAACCGCCGCGACGTCGAGTTCGTCTCTCTCCCCAGTGCGGAAACCGTCATCGCGTGA
- a CDS encoding alpha/beta hydrolase, translated as MTRPSGPRRWHEQRWMIDSVLRTDGFEWDQPRIAYTVRPMGVEGIGEFAVATARITKFADIVPVFTERAEHRRRTAESAESAGHLETARDSYFYAALLYATAEWPIWETTQELVRLDDLKNEAYSAYARLADHHVERVEIPFGDAYLPAWLHLPRGHSGEPIRTVLYCGGMDAAKELNVSLYGDKLLERGFAVLSFDGPGQGEAPIRGVPFTPTAWVDAGEALMQWCRSRPEVDENQVVGLGLSFGSYWMSQIAATQPSLRGAAVGLVCHEPGCFTIFEAASPSFKARYMWMSAMENDEDAFDEMVKQIDLRPAMPQMSVPWLVVAGDADELSPIEHSYDLVADCASPAAMLVYQQGRHALSMPTPSVASGPNWINYAADWLVERVEGKPVEERIDYVMPSGEIEQRPLPRSTSDE; from the coding sequence ATGACGCGACCATCAGGTCCACGCCGCTGGCATGAGCAACGCTGGATGATCGACTCCGTACTGCGCACGGACGGTTTTGAGTGGGACCAGCCCCGTATCGCCTACACCGTGCGTCCGATGGGAGTGGAGGGCATCGGCGAGTTCGCCGTGGCGACGGCGCGCATCACGAAGTTTGCGGATATCGTCCCGGTGTTCACCGAGCGGGCGGAGCATCGTCGCCGCACGGCCGAGAGCGCCGAGTCCGCCGGCCACCTCGAGACTGCGCGGGACAGCTACTTCTACGCGGCGCTCCTCTACGCGACGGCCGAGTGGCCGATCTGGGAGACCACGCAGGAGCTGGTCCGTCTCGATGATCTGAAGAACGAGGCCTACTCCGCCTACGCCCGTCTCGCGGACCATCACGTCGAGCGGGTGGAGATCCCGTTCGGCGATGCGTACCTCCCCGCCTGGCTGCACCTGCCCCGTGGCCACTCGGGTGAACCGATTCGCACTGTGCTGTACTGCGGCGGAATGGACGCAGCCAAGGAGCTGAACGTCAGCCTCTACGGTGACAAGCTCCTGGAACGGGGTTTCGCCGTGCTCTCCTTCGACGGCCCCGGGCAGGGTGAGGCACCGATCCGCGGGGTGCCGTTCACCCCCACAGCGTGGGTCGATGCCGGTGAAGCACTCATGCAGTGGTGCCGCTCACGACCCGAGGTGGACGAGAACCAGGTCGTAGGGCTCGGTCTCTCGTTCGGCTCCTACTGGATGTCCCAGATCGCGGCAACCCAGCCCAGCCTGCGCGGTGCGGCGGTCGGGCTCGTCTGCCACGAGCCCGGATGCTTCACGATCTTCGAGGCGGCGTCACCGAGCTTCAAGGCCCGGTACATGTGGATGTCGGCGATGGAGAACGACGAGGACGCCTTCGACGAGATGGTGAAGCAGATCGACCTGCGTCCGGCCATGCCGCAGATGAGCGTGCCATGGCTCGTCGTCGCCGGTGACGCCGACGAGCTCTCCCCCATCGAGCACAGCTACGACCTGGTCGCAGACTGCGCGAGCCCGGCGGCCATGCTCGTGTATCAGCAAGGGCGACACGCACTCTCGATGCCGACGCCCTCCGTCGCCTCCGGACCGAACTGGATCAACTACGCCGCCGACTGGCTCGTCGAGCGCGTCGAGGGAAAGCCTGTCGAGGAGCGGATCGACTACGTGATGCCCTCCGGCGAGATCGAACAACGACCACTGCCGAGGAGCACCTCTGATGAGTAA